One Terriglobia bacterium DNA segment encodes these proteins:
- a CDS encoding four helix bundle protein — MAVQSYRELIAWQKAMDLVSHVYDLTARFPEREAFGLTSQLRRCSVSIPSNIAEGQGRLTRGEFKLFLGHARGSLFELQTQISIAERLHYIDHQTHDQTLVQAVEVGKIINGLLAALD, encoded by the coding sequence ATGGCGGTGCAGTCATACCGCGAACTGATTGCGTGGCAAAAGGCGATGGATCTCGTGAGTCACGTTTACGATCTCACTGCGAGATTTCCGGAACGAGAGGCCTTTGGCCTTACCAGTCAGCTGCGCCGTTGCTCGGTGTCGATTCCGAGCAACATCGCCGAAGGCCAGGGCCGCTTGACCCGCGGTGAGTTCAAACTCTTCCTCGGCCATGCGCGAGGATCGTTGTTCGAACTGCAGACTCAAATCTCTATCGCCGAGAGGCTCCATTACATCGATCACCAGACTCATGACCAGACTCTTGTCCAAGCCGTCGAAGTCGGTAAGATTATTAACGGATTGCTGGCAGCACTCGACTAA
- a CDS encoding aminodeoxychorismate/anthranilate synthase component II, with the protein MIFVLDNYDSFTYNLVQYLGEMGQTVEVRRNDQITVREIERLDPSHIVISPGPCTPQEAGISIELIRHFSGRKPVLGVCLGHQALGAAFGGNVVRARNLMHGKTSAIEHDGRTIFRGVRSPMTATRYHSLVVSEEGLPPELEISARARERDGSSVIMGLRHRQHPTEGVQFHPESVLTEDGKKLLANFLAL; encoded by the coding sequence GTGATCTTCGTCCTCGATAATTACGATTCCTTCACCTACAACCTCGTCCAATACCTGGGTGAGATGGGACAAACGGTCGAAGTGCGCCGCAACGACCAGATCACGGTAAGAGAGATCGAGCGGCTGGATCCTTCGCACATCGTGATCTCGCCCGGCCCATGCACGCCGCAGGAAGCGGGCATCAGCATCGAGCTTATCCGCCACTTCAGCGGCAGGAAACCGGTGCTCGGGGTCTGCCTGGGACACCAGGCGCTGGGGGCGGCCTTCGGCGGCAACGTGGTGCGGGCCAGGAACCTGATGCACGGCAAAACCAGCGCCATCGAACACGACGGGCGGACCATCTTCCGCGGCGTGCGCTCACCCATGACGGCGACGCGGTATCACTCCCTGGTGGTGAGCGAGGAAGGGCTGCCCCCGGAACTTGAGATCAGCGCGCGCGCGCGTGAACGCGACGGTTCCTCCGTCATCATGGGACTGCGCCACCGCCAGCACCCCACCGAGGGCGTGCAATTCCACCCGGAGAGCGTCCTCACCGAAGACGGCAAGAAGCTGCTGGCGAATTTCCTCGCCCTGTGA
- a CDS encoding PilZ domain-containing protein encodes MAEGSQEQRATRRFALRLPVTIKFTDGALAEAQAQTRDVSARGVFFYMDSKIEEGSTIEFTLTLPPEITLTESIRVRCRGKVVRVDQPGAGSKVGIGAVIEQYDFVSEV; translated from the coding sequence ATGGCCGAGGGTTCGCAGGAACAACGGGCAACGCGGCGGTTTGCGCTGCGCCTGCCCGTCACCATCAAATTCACCGACGGAGCGCTCGCTGAGGCGCAGGCCCAGACCCGGGACGTCAGCGCCCGGGGCGTTTTCTTTTACATGGATTCGAAGATCGAAGAAGGCTCCACCATCGAATTCACCCTCACGCTCCCTCCGGAGATCACCCTGACCGAGAGTATCCGGGTGCGCTGCCGAGGCAAGGTGGTGCGCGTGGATCAGCCCGGCGCCGGATCAAAAGTGGGCATCGGCGCCGTCATCGAGCAGTACGATTTCGTCTCCGAAGTCTGA
- a CDS encoding energy transducer TonB, whose amino-acid sequence MSASEVKSAPAASGAMLSRNETVLPTLFGVGYHNYDVQPNNFILSFLLHALMAAALLYSGIYIQEHKVEIKRQVIGMVTDISPYVLPPAKDKAGGGGGGGDRDKLAASKGALPKLSDKQFTPPAAVIRNENPKLAVDPTVVVPPQIKLPTTGQLGDPLSNVLGPPSNGTGSGGGIGSGSGGGVGSGRGPGVGPGWGGGIGGGAYRVGGGVSAPRAIYDPEPEYSEEARKAKYQGTVVLWVVVGPDGRVREIRVSRSLGMGLDEKAMEAVRQWRFDPARKDGQPVPVQVSIEVNFRLY is encoded by the coding sequence ATGTCCGCATCTGAAGTAAAGTCGGCGCCGGCCGCATCGGGGGCGATGCTATCTCGCAACGAGACGGTGCTACCCACCCTGTTTGGCGTGGGCTACCACAACTATGACGTCCAGCCGAACAACTTCATCCTGTCGTTCCTGCTGCACGCCCTGATGGCGGCGGCCTTGTTGTACTCGGGGATCTACATCCAGGAGCACAAGGTGGAGATCAAGCGGCAGGTCATCGGCATGGTGACGGACATCAGCCCGTACGTGCTGCCCCCGGCCAAGGACAAGGCGGGTGGCGGTGGCGGCGGTGGCGATCGCGACAAGCTGGCCGCATCCAAGGGTGCGCTGCCCAAGCTCAGCGACAAACAGTTCACCCCGCCCGCAGCGGTGATCCGGAACGAGAATCCCAAGCTCGCGGTGGACCCGACGGTGGTCGTGCCGCCTCAGATCAAGCTGCCGACTACGGGACAACTGGGCGACCCGTTGTCCAACGTCCTTGGGCCGCCCTCGAACGGCACCGGCTCCGGCGGAGGCATCGGCAGCGGAAGCGGCGGCGGCGTCGGTTCCGGCCGTGGTCCGGGCGTCGGACCGGGCTGGGGCGGCGGGATCGGAGGCGGCGCCTATCGTGTGGGCGGCGGAGTGAGTGCTCCCCGCGCCATCTATGATCCCGAGCCGGAGTATTCCGAAGAAGCGCGCAAGGCCAAGTACCAGGGAACCGTAGTGCTCTGGGTAGTCGTGGGACCCGATGGGCGCGTGCGCGAGATCCGCGTTTCCCGTTCCCTCGGCATGGGCTTGGACGAGAAGGCCATGGAGGCGGTGCGGCAGTGGCGCTTCGATCCCGCCCGCAAGGACGGCCAGCCGGTACCGGTCCAGGTATCGATCGAGGTCAATTTCCGGCTCTACTAG
- a CDS encoding YtxH domain-containing protein produces the protein MSYERFGEYRASDRSTVGTAITFLFIGLGVGALAALLFAPKTGKQMRRLLRRKYEDAVEGADELMERGSEWAKRGGEWADDVKDRVAPLGKVFDR, from the coding sequence ATGTCTTACGAACGATTCGGTGAATACCGGGCCTCGGACCGCAGCACGGTGGGCACGGCAATCACGTTCCTGTTCATCGGACTGGGCGTCGGCGCGCTGGCCGCGCTCTTGTTTGCACCCAAGACTGGAAAACAGATGCGCCGTCTCCTGCGGCGAAAGTACGAAGACGCCGTGGAAGGCGCGGACGAGTTGATGGAGCGCGGCAGCGAGTGGGCGAAGCGCGGGGGCGAGTGGGCCGACGACGTGAAGGACAGGGTCGCTCCTCTCGGCAAGGTCTTCGACCGCTAG
- the efp gene encoding elongation factor P: MAISATQMRPGMIIKHNNDLHLVFSVEHRTPGNLRAFIQAKLRNLRTGAMFEHRFRSADSIDRVVVDETEMEYLYQDGDDYHFMNTETYDQIHLTKETLGDATDYLTPNLKIKVEFHEGRPLGVELPQTVDLQVVETEPGLKSATASSVMKPAKTETGLIVQVPPFIGEGEKIRVDTAEGTYLERVK; encoded by the coding sequence ATGGCGATTTCAGCGACCCAGATGCGTCCGGGGATGATCATCAAGCACAACAACGACCTGCACCTGGTCTTCAGCGTCGAGCACCGCACCCCCGGAAACCTGCGCGCCTTCATCCAGGCCAAGCTGCGCAACCTGCGCACCGGCGCGATGTTCGAGCACCGCTTCCGCTCCGCCGACTCCATCGACCGCGTGGTCGTGGACGAGACCGAGATGGAGTACCTCTACCAGGACGGTGACGATTACCACTTCATGAACACCGAGACCTACGACCAAATCCACCTGACGAAGGAGACCCTCGGGGACGCCACCGACTACCTGACGCCCAATCTGAAGATCAAGGTCGAGTTCCACGAGGGCCGTCCCCTCGGCGTCGAGCTGCCCCAGACCGTGGACCTGCAAGTCGTTGAGACCGAACCGGGGCTGAAGAGCGCCACCGCGTCGTCGGTGATGAAGCCGGCCAAGACCGAGACCGGCCTGATCGTGCAGGTCCCGCCGTTCATCGGCGAGGGTGAGAAGATCCGGGTGGACACTGCGGAGGGCACCTACCTGGAACGGGTGAAGTGA
- a CDS encoding acylphosphatase: protein MTKAEKSIAARRYIVHGRVQGVGFRWFVEREAHLLGVSGWVRNTSDGSVEVMAQGTPEQLAGLHGRLREGPRASRVDAVDVSEAEPQSGLSSFRIEGVW, encoded by the coding sequence ATGACCAAGGCCGAAAAATCGATCGCAGCGCGCCGCTACATCGTCCACGGACGCGTGCAGGGCGTCGGCTTCCGCTGGTTTGTGGAGCGCGAAGCGCACCTGCTCGGCGTCTCCGGCTGGGTGCGCAACACCTCGGACGGCAGCGTCGAGGTGATGGCCCAAGGCACGCCCGAGCAGTTGGCCGGCCTGCACGGGCGCCTGCGCGAAGGCCCGCGCGCCTCCCGCGTCGACGCCGTCGATGTCTCCGAGGCCGAGCCGCAGTCCGGCTTGAGTTCATTCCGCATCGAAGGAGTGTGGTGA
- a CDS encoding adenine phosphoribosyltransferase encodes MQPKTATDCSGLKTLIREVPDFPIPGILFYDITTLLKDKKGFATLIDALSEHYIDKEVDLVLGMEARGFIFGPAVAYRLNAGFVPVRKPKKLPAEVARVEYALEYGKNTLEIHKDAVRNGQRVIIVDDLLATGGTAAATIELAQSLGAEIAGLGFVVELDFLKGRAKLAGHDVFSLLHYDK; translated from the coding sequence ATGCAGCCGAAGACCGCCACCGACTGTTCCGGCCTGAAAACACTGATCCGCGAGGTCCCGGATTTCCCCATCCCCGGCATCCTCTTTTACGACATCACCACGCTGCTGAAGGACAAGAAGGGCTTCGCCACGCTCATCGACGCCCTCTCCGAGCACTACATCGACAAGGAAGTGGACCTGGTGCTGGGCATGGAGGCGCGCGGCTTCATTTTCGGCCCCGCCGTCGCCTATCGCCTGAACGCCGGCTTCGTGCCCGTGCGCAAGCCCAAGAAGCTGCCCGCCGAAGTGGCTCGCGTCGAGTACGCGCTGGAATACGGCAAGAACACGCTGGAGATTCACAAGGACGCCGTCCGCAATGGGCAGCGGGTGATCATCGTGGACGACCTGCTGGCCACCGGCGGCACCGCCGCCGCCACGATCGAACTGGCCCAGTCCCTGGGCGCAGAGATCGCCGGTTTGGGCTTCGTGGTCGAGCTTGACTTCCTCAAAGGCCGGGCAAAGCTCGCCGGACACGACGTCTTCTCGCTGCTTCACTACGACAAGTAG
- a CDS encoding SpoIIE family protein phosphatase, translated as MESPAAAAEKAKAARKGYISAFGEAVARLTSAPSGEEVLSSIPTILVAEFGAARGELWLWDESSGSAYLTHAAGLNVGHRKDYRNPGQGFIGAVIQSRQGSENVDLPSLGDAEADFAALTKLAYASAYPLLAKGRLVGVLVAYTQAVVSDTQLEWWQLYAEISSVAAQDALAAQESQKTITQLSLLFEATRLLNSTLDLAELLDLILKIARTEVKADRGTVFLVDTKHKQLWSIVASGLDHQEIRVPFGKGVAGKVAETGQEINVEDAYTLEFFDRSFDQKFGYKTGSLLCLPIRHHTGEVVGVIQLLNKTTGSRFSVDDQDFLSKLSGHMAMALENARLHREVVEKQRLEKELALARGIQRSLLPDAPPVVPGYDIAVINEPCYEVGGDYYDFLNLGPQSLLLVVADVEGKGVSSALVMSNLQATLRALVMHLHSLEVLTLSLNEMICNDTKSQKFLSMFLGLVDTRRNGLHYINAGHVPPILIDGETGKYQTLEDGGTVIGLFLATEYERGAAKLKAGDILVCCTDGIMEANDEKDDEFGTERLAASVFQHRNKSAQELVDSVLADVNAFSVRGTHVDDKVLMVLKVTGSGAVAAATAKKHESLRHS; from the coding sequence GTGGAATCACCGGCAGCGGCGGCAGAAAAGGCGAAAGCTGCTCGCAAGGGATACATCAGCGCATTCGGCGAGGCAGTCGCCCGCCTGACCTCCGCTCCCTCGGGCGAGGAGGTGCTGAGCAGCATCCCCACCATCCTGGTCGCGGAATTCGGCGCTGCCCGCGGTGAGCTGTGGCTTTGGGACGAATCCTCCGGTTCTGCCTACCTGACCCACGCCGCCGGACTGAACGTCGGCCACCGCAAGGATTACAGAAACCCCGGGCAGGGCTTCATCGGCGCGGTGATCCAGTCGCGGCAGGGGAGCGAGAATGTCGATCTGCCTTCGCTGGGCGACGCGGAAGCCGATTTCGCCGCCCTGACCAAACTCGCGTACGCCTCCGCCTATCCGCTTCTGGCCAAGGGACGCCTGGTGGGCGTTCTGGTGGCATACACCCAGGCCGTCGTGTCGGACACCCAGCTCGAGTGGTGGCAGCTCTACGCCGAGATCTCCAGCGTGGCGGCGCAGGACGCCCTGGCCGCGCAGGAAAGCCAGAAGACCATCACCCAGCTCTCGTTGCTCTTCGAAGCCACGCGCCTGCTGAACTCCACCCTCGATCTGGCCGAGCTGCTCGACCTCATCCTCAAGATCGCGCGCACCGAAGTGAAGGCCGACCGCGGGACCGTCTTCCTGGTGGACACCAAGCACAAACAACTGTGGTCCATCGTGGCCAGCGGCCTCGACCACCAGGAGATCCGCGTGCCCTTCGGCAAGGGCGTGGCCGGCAAGGTGGCCGAGACCGGCCAGGAGATCAACGTCGAGGACGCCTACACCCTCGAGTTCTTCGACCGCAGCTTCGACCAGAAATTCGGCTACAAGACCGGTTCGCTGCTCTGCCTGCCCATCCGCCATCACACCGGCGAGGTGGTCGGCGTCATCCAGTTGCTGAACAAGACCACGGGGTCGCGCTTCTCGGTGGACGACCAGGATTTCCTCTCCAAGCTCTCCGGCCACATGGCCATGGCGCTGGAGAATGCGCGCCTGCACCGCGAGGTGGTGGAGAAGCAGCGCCTGGAGAAGGAATTGGCCCTGGCGCGCGGTATCCAGCGCTCACTGCTGCCCGACGCGCCGCCGGTGGTTCCCGGCTACGACATTGCCGTCATCAACGAGCCCTGCTACGAAGTCGGTGGCGACTACTACGATTTCCTCAATCTGGGGCCGCAATCGTTGCTGCTGGTGGTCGCGGACGTCGAGGGCAAGGGCGTTTCGTCGGCGCTGGTGATGTCGAACCTCCAGGCCACGCTGCGCGCCCTGGTCATGCACCTGCATTCGCTCGAGGTGCTCACCCTTTCGCTCAACGAGATGATCTGCAACGACACCAAGTCCCAGAAGTTCCTCTCCATGTTCCTGGGGCTGGTGGACACCCGGCGCAACGGCCTGCACTACATCAACGCCGGACACGTGCCGCCCATCCTCATCGACGGCGAGACGGGAAAGTACCAGACCCTGGAAGATGGCGGCACTGTCATCGGCCTGTTCCTGGCCACCGAGTACGAGCGCGGAGCGGCCAAGCTCAAGGCGGGAGACATCCTGGTGTGCTGCACCGACGGCATCATGGAAGCAAACGACGAGAAGGACGACGAGTTCGGCACCGAGCGCCTCGCGGCTTCCGTGTTCCAGCACCGCAACAAATCGGCGCAGGAACTGGTGGACTCTGTGCTGGCGGACGTAAACGCCTTTTCCGTCCGCGGCACCCACGTGGACGACAAGGTCCTGATGGTGCTGAAGGTCACCGGCTCCGGCGCGGTGGCTGCGGCTACCGCCAAGAAGCACGAGAGCCTAAGACACTCGTAA
- the pgeF gene encoding peptidoglycan editing factor PgeF, with the protein MRTVSGLKSKTSLTLLTVPDFERLPWLVHGFSTRLGGFSAAYGGGALNLGFTHSDVRAAVERNRAAFLRAIGAKTGRRTWPMITGRQVHSDFIVRVDGPPTQPLTGDALVTDVPGSVLAVKTADCVPVLLVDAKKRAVAAIHAGWRGLVKRIVEKTVGVLRREYGSKPRDIRAAIGPGIAACCYSVGDEVRDAFESQFVYSSELFHEVMEHDEVREKYPLLFLTARAPGHHPLGRKLHLDLAMAAQRQLLDAGVPHKHISATGKCTSCHNDLLFSHRKEKGVTGRQVGAIGIRN; encoded by the coding sequence ATGCGAACAGTGTCCGGGCTCAAGAGCAAGACTTCGCTGACTCTCCTGACCGTCCCCGACTTCGAACGGCTGCCCTGGCTAGTGCACGGCTTCAGCACGCGGCTGGGGGGCTTTTCTGCGGCTTACGGTGGCGGCGCCCTCAACCTTGGCTTCACCCATAGCGACGTGCGCGCGGCTGTGGAACGAAACCGGGCCGCGTTCCTCAGGGCCATCGGCGCGAAGACCGGCAGACGCACCTGGCCGATGATCACCGGCCGGCAGGTCCACTCCGACTTCATTGTGCGGGTGGACGGCCCGCCGACGCAGCCGCTCACCGGCGATGCGCTGGTGACGGACGTGCCCGGATCGGTGCTGGCGGTCAAGACTGCCGATTGCGTGCCCGTGCTGCTGGTGGACGCAAAGAAGAGGGCGGTCGCTGCCATCCACGCCGGGTGGCGCGGCCTGGTGAAGCGCATCGTGGAGAAGACGGTCGGCGTGCTGCGCCGCGAATACGGCAGCAAGCCCCGCGACATCCGGGCAGCCATCGGGCCGGGCATCGCCGCCTGCTGCTACTCGGTGGGAGACGAGGTCCGCGATGCCTTTGAATCGCAGTTCGTCTACTCCTCCGAGCTTTTCCACGAAGTCATGGAGCACGACGAGGTGCGCGAGAAATATCCGCTCCTGTTCTTGACGGCGCGCGCCCCCGGACACCATCCGCTCGGCCGCAAGCTTCACCTCGATCTGGCCATGGCGGCCCAGCGCCAGTTGCTCGATGCCGGCGTCCCGCACAAACACATCTCCGCAACCGGGAAATGCACCTCCTGCCACAACGACCTACTGTTCTCGCACCGCAAAGAGAAGGGCGTGACGGGGCGTCAGGTTGGGGCGATCGGGATCAGGAATTAA
- the pgsA gene encoding CDP-diacylglycerol--glycerol-3-phosphate 3-phosphatidyltransferase gives MNLPNYITLTRIFSVPLLIWILSSHRFASADGTREVLASALFIAASITDGIDGYLARRRGQITTLGMLLDPLADKLLIAAAFITLVQFNPSIVKAWIAVVIIGREFLVSGLRSIAASEGFTIEASDFGKVKMVAQIVAVVAAIVEHHWFYWDFRYFILDIKLVAHMAIWFMVALSLGSAVDYFVGFWSKIDRTVRVRQRRRRFILRRRKRDVPAT, from the coding sequence GTGAATCTTCCCAATTACATCACGCTGACCCGCATCTTCAGCGTACCGCTGCTGATCTGGATCCTGTCCAGCCACCGGTTCGCAAGCGCCGATGGCACACGCGAGGTCCTCGCCTCCGCGCTCTTCATCGCCGCCTCCATCACCGACGGCATTGACGGCTACCTGGCTCGCAGGCGCGGCCAGATCACCACCCTGGGCATGCTGCTTGATCCGCTGGCCGACAAGCTGCTGATCGCCGCCGCCTTCATCACCCTGGTGCAGTTCAATCCCTCGATCGTGAAGGCATGGATCGCGGTGGTCATCATCGGGCGCGAGTTCCTGGTCAGCGGACTGCGCTCCATCGCGGCTTCGGAAGGCTTCACCATCGAGGCCAGCGACTTCGGCAAGGTGAAGATGGTGGCGCAGATCGTGGCTGTGGTCGCCGCCATCGTCGAGCACCATTGGTTCTATTGGGATTTCCGCTATTTCATCCTGGACATCAAGCTGGTCGCGCACATGGCCATCTGGTTCATGGTGGCTCTGTCGCTGGGCTCCGCGGTGGATTATTTTGTGGGGTTCTGGTCCAAGATCGACCGCACCGTGAGGGTGCGCCAGAGGCGCCGCCGCTTCATTCTCCGCCGGAGGAAGCGCGATGTTCCCGCAACCTGA
- the amrA gene encoding AmmeMemoRadiSam system protein A, with product MFPQPDATPSADTDAEYSQDERRFLLKMAHDAIDATLRGQEVDTTPPSDHLAEKRGAFTTLHLHGQLRGCVGYVFAVRPLVRTVAETAVAAAFHDTRFLPVSEEEAREIDVEISVLSPLQPIAPEDVEVGRHGLVVTLGARRGLLLPQVPLEYDWDRETFLAETCHKAGLPGDAWEHGATLEAFTAEVFSELPRPALKHKTA from the coding sequence ATGTTCCCGCAACCTGATGCCACACCGTCTGCCGACACCGACGCCGAGTATTCCCAGGACGAGCGCCGGTTCCTGCTGAAAATGGCGCACGACGCCATCGACGCCACCCTGCGCGGGCAGGAAGTGGACACCACCCCACCCTCGGACCACCTCGCCGAGAAGCGCGGCGCGTTCACCACTCTGCACCTGCATGGCCAGCTTCGCGGATGCGTCGGCTACGTCTTCGCCGTGCGCCCACTGGTGCGCACCGTCGCCGAGACCGCGGTCGCCGCCGCCTTCCACGACACCCGCTTCCTGCCGGTGTCGGAGGAAGAGGCGCGGGAGATCGACGTGGAGATCAGCGTGCTCTCGCCGCTCCAGCCCATCGCCCCCGAAGACGTGGAGGTCGGCCGCCACGGCCTGGTGGTGACGCTGGGGGCCCGCCGCGGGCTGCTCCTGCCCCAAGTGCCGCTGGAGTACGACTGGGATCGCGAGACCTTCCTGGCCGAGACCTGCCACAAGGCGGGCCTGCCCGGCGATGCCTGGGAGCACGGGGCCACCCTCGAGGCCTTTACCGCCGAGGTCTTCAGCGAGCTCCCCCGCCCGGCTCTCAAGCACAAGACCGCATAA
- a CDS encoding TetR/AcrR family transcriptional regulator, with protein sequence MATARVRFTADDRRQQILEVASGLFAGQGFNGTTTRHIAEAAGVNEALIFRHFPSKEELYWAVIEERCRVATWRQDLEARLLSGECDRDVFQGIAADILQARRKDSSLSRLLLFSALENHTLSERFFRTNVAQYYEVLAEYIARRIRQGAFRKVDPMLAARGFLGMISYHFQIQELYGGKRYQNYDDAEVAAALTDLWLHGMTNPATRATIGGRKKRARK encoded by the coding sequence ATGGCCACGGCACGAGTGCGGTTCACCGCCGACGATCGGCGCCAGCAGATCCTGGAGGTCGCCAGCGGTCTGTTCGCCGGCCAGGGCTTCAACGGCACCACCACGCGCCACATCGCCGAGGCCGCCGGCGTCAACGAAGCCCTCATCTTCCGTCACTTCCCCAGCAAGGAAGAGCTTTACTGGGCGGTGATCGAGGAGAGGTGCAGAGTCGCCACCTGGCGGCAGGACCTGGAGGCGCGCCTTCTCTCGGGAGAATGCGACCGGGATGTGTTCCAGGGGATCGCCGCGGACATTCTGCAAGCCCGGCGCAAGGACTCGAGCCTGAGCCGCCTGTTGCTGTTCAGCGCCCTGGAGAACCACACGCTCTCCGAACGCTTCTTCCGCACGAACGTGGCGCAGTATTACGAAGTTCTCGCGGAGTACATCGCGCGGCGTATCCGCCAGGGGGCGTTCCGTAAAGTGGACCCCATGCTGGCGGCGCGTGGCTTCTTGGGGATGATCAGCTACCACTTCCAGATCCAGGAGCTGTACGGGGGCAAGCGATATCAGAATTATGACGACGCCGAGGTCGCCGCAGCGCTGACTGACCTGTGGCTGCACGGGATGACGAATCCCGCGACGCGCGCCACCATCGGCGGACGCAAGAAACGGGCACGCAAATGA
- a CDS encoding efflux RND transporter periplasmic adaptor subunit — MNRVLTHNKLFSGAAAVLLSAAWLLSGCSADKVQSAGPPPVAITVATAEQKTVPVQVRAIGNVESYTTVGVKPQVTGEIMEVHFTEGQDVKRGQLLFTFDPRSFEADLQRAEGTLAKDKATADNDIMQAKRYARLYQAGVVAKEQNDDMQSKAESSQANVTADKAAVEYARVQLSYTKISSPVNGRTGNLMVHRGNVVKANPDNPIVTINQVEPIYVTFSVPQQELPEIKLRKDSGKLKVEAVFPNSDQRALGTLTFIDNAVDLTTGTIKLKGTFDNHDRRLWPGEFVNVVLTLSEQPNTIVVPSAAVQTGQQGQYVFVVKPDQTADMRPVEAGWTIDNMIVIKKGVQAGDRVVTDGQVRLVPGARVEIKQQPQSASGAGQEPRS, encoded by the coding sequence ATGAACCGAGTCCTCACTCATAACAAGCTCTTCTCTGGCGCAGCGGCCGTGCTGCTCTCCGCTGCCTGGCTCTTGAGCGGTTGTTCCGCGGATAAGGTCCAGTCGGCCGGGCCTCCGCCGGTGGCGATCACCGTCGCCACCGCCGAACAGAAGACCGTCCCCGTGCAGGTGCGGGCCATCGGCAACGTCGAGTCCTATACCACCGTGGGCGTGAAACCCCAGGTCACCGGCGAGATCATGGAAGTTCACTTCACCGAAGGCCAGGACGTGAAGCGGGGACAGCTCCTCTTCACCTTCGATCCGCGCAGCTTCGAAGCCGATCTGCAACGCGCCGAGGGCACCCTGGCCAAGGACAAGGCCACCGCCGACAACGACATCATGCAGGCCAAGCGCTACGCCAGGCTCTACCAGGCCGGGGTCGTCGCCAAGGAACAGAACGACGACATGCAGTCGAAGGCCGAGTCGTCGCAGGCCAACGTAACCGCCGACAAGGCCGCGGTCGAGTACGCTCGCGTGCAGCTCTCCTACACAAAGATCTCCTCCCCGGTGAACGGCCGCACCGGAAACCTCATGGTGCACCGCGGCAACGTGGTCAAGGCCAATCCCGACAACCCGATCGTGACCATCAACCAGGTCGAGCCCATTTACGTGACCTTCTCGGTCCCGCAGCAGGAGCTGCCCGAGATCAAGCTGCGCAAGGACTCGGGCAAGCTCAAGGTGGAAGCCGTCTTCCCCAACAGCGACCAGCGTGCGCTGGGCACGCTCACCTTCATTGACAACGCCGTGGACCTCACCACCGGCACCATCAAGCTGAAGGGAACGTTCGACAACCACGACCGGCGGCTGTGGCCGGGTGAGTTCGTCAATGTCGTGCTTACGCTCTCCGAGCAGCCCAACACCATCGTCGTGCCCTCGGCGGCGGTGCAGACCGGGCAGCAGGGGCAGTACGTGTTCGTGGTCAAGCCCGACCAGACTGCCGACATGCGTCCCGTCGAGGCGGGGTGGACGATCGACAACATGATCGTCATCAAGAAGGGCGTCCAGGCCGGGGATCGGGTCGTGACCGACGGCCAGGTGCGTCTGGTTCCCGGGGCCAGGGTCGAGATCAAGCAGCAGCCGCAAAGCGCGTCAGGCGCGGGGCAGGAACCTCGTTCATGA